One segment of Niabella beijingensis DNA contains the following:
- a CDS encoding RagB/SusD family nutrient uptake outer membrane protein: MKAMNIKPVWISCLVLLLTVANSSCKKFLDREVESNYKEDEVFVNYDRMQQAGIGVYAFLYNRFGFQRIDNAMLAAASDEADHAIPASAIQKYNTGTWTAVSNPEDCWSFFYQGIRRANLFLENSVNYKQIIYRDTLDPANKSSYEANVKDIAWLRAEVRLLRALYYFELIKRYGGVPLVDKSTYTDEELKQFRRQPFDACAEFIKAECDSAYLQLKDTWVGFSSEKWRGRLTQGTALALKARLLLYAASPLNNPSGDVEKWIAAAKAAHDVIALGKYGLHNSYSGLFRLGNGADGNTEVIFAIQGWARNDFERMNYPVGYSQGGEGSTCPSQNLVDAYEMKATGMAIGEPGSGYDPANPYAGRDPRLGMSVLTNNTTFKNRPVESWVGGLDGLGKLNATTTGYYLRKFIDEGLDLEKNTSSVHTWVLFRYAEILLDYAEAMNEAYGPEAASGYSMTAKAAVDRVRQRPGVGLPLLPPGLSKEEMRARIRNERRVELAFEEHRFFDVRRWKIAEQTENQPLMAMQITKTPEGTFNYLVRKAEDRIFQPKMYWYPIPEQEVLKSNGNLTQAPGW, encoded by the coding sequence ATGAAAGCAATGAATATAAAACCGGTTTGGATCAGCTGCCTGGTATTGCTGCTGACAGTAGCAAACAGCAGCTGCAAGAAATTTTTAGACCGTGAAGTAGAATCCAACTATAAGGAAGATGAGGTGTTTGTGAATTATGATCGTATGCAGCAGGCAGGCATCGGCGTATACGCTTTCCTGTACAACCGCTTTGGCTTTCAACGCATCGATAATGCCATGCTGGCTGCTGCCAGCGATGAGGCGGATCATGCGATTCCGGCCTCCGCCATTCAGAAATACAATACCGGCACCTGGACGGCCGTGTCCAATCCGGAAGATTGCTGGAGTTTTTTTTACCAGGGCATCCGCAGGGCCAACCTGTTCCTGGAAAACTCAGTGAACTACAAACAAATCATTTACCGGGATACGCTGGATCCGGCCAATAAAAGCAGTTATGAGGCCAATGTAAAAGATATAGCGTGGCTGCGTGCAGAAGTGCGGTTGTTGCGGGCCCTGTATTATTTTGAGCTCATCAAACGGTATGGTGGTGTACCGCTGGTGGATAAATCCACGTATACGGATGAAGAGCTGAAACAGTTCCGGCGGCAGCCATTTGACGCATGTGCCGAATTTATAAAGGCTGAATGTGACAGCGCGTATCTCCAGCTAAAAGATACCTGGGTGGGCTTTTCCTCCGAGAAATGGCGGGGAAGGCTTACACAGGGTACAGCACTGGCGCTGAAAGCCCGCCTGTTATTGTATGCGGCCAGCCCGCTCAATAATCCTTCGGGAGATGTTGAAAAATGGATCGCTGCTGCGAAGGCGGCGCACGATGTGATCGCATTGGGGAAATATGGATTGCACAACAGCTACAGCGGTTTATTCCGGTTGGGCAATGGTGCTGATGGAAATACGGAAGTCATCTTTGCCATACAGGGCTGGGCCCGCAATGATTTTGAGCGGATGAACTACCCGGTAGGCTACAGTCAGGGTGGAGAGGGCAGTACCTGTCCTTCGCAAAACCTGGTGGACGCCTATGAGATGAAGGCCACCGGTATGGCGATCGGCGAGCCCGGCTCGGGCTATGATCCGGCCAATCCTTATGCCGGACGAGATCCCCGGCTGGGTATGTCGGTCCTTACCAATAATACCACCTTCAAAAACCGTCCGGTAGAAAGTTGGGTAGGCGGGTTGGATGGGTTGGGCAAGCTTAACGCCACAACAACGGGGTATTATCTACGTAAGTTCATTGATGAAGGCCTGGATCTGGAAAAGAACACCAGCAGTGTGCATACCTGGGTGCTGTTCCGGTATGCTGAAATACTATTGGATTATGCCGAGGCTATGAATGAAGCGTATGGACCGGAAGCTGCCAGTGGTTATTCCATGACCGCAAAGGCAGCGGTGGATCGTGTGCGGCAACGGCCGGGTGTGGGCCTGCCCTTGTTGCCTCCGGGTCTTTCAAAAGAAGAGATGCGGGCACGTATCCGCAATGAACGCAGGGTGGAACTGGCATTTGAAGAGCACCGCTTTTTTGATGTGCGGAGATGGAAGATTGCCGAGCAGACAGAGAACCAGCCCCTGATGGCCATGCAGATCACAAAGACGCCGGAAGGTACCTTCAACTACCTGGTACGGAAAGCAGAGGACCGGATCTTTCAGCCAAAGATGTACTGGTACCCCATTCCGGAACAGGAAGTATTGAAAAGCAACGGGAACCTTACACAGGCACCGGGCTGGTGA
- a CDS encoding SusC/RagA family TonB-linked outer membrane protein produces the protein MKMKSGIDQTGGIAVRCLRTGLLLCCGFLWNAAHAQSVQYDVNPDSSVRVAYGTLSKDQSNAAVSSVTGAELKKTQTATLTNALAGKLPGVTITNTGAAPGFDDPSILIRGQHTSLNNGILLIVDGIQVNSISFISPDEIESVSVLKDAAAVAMYGARGGNGVLLVTTKRGTVSEKPQIALNLRYGVQSPTQLPKMASSYDFARLYNEALQNDGLPALYTDAQLEGYRQKTDPYLYPDVNWMNEILRKQAPIQDYTVSFNGGNQTAKYFVMLGYLNNQGLYARTDGEHNANIGYNQLNLRANLDVNLTKTLSAQVGIGGNIQDRKFPPVATATFWQNMLTYAPNLYPAMTPDGNITGTAAFPSNPLGDLLKRGYQSRHDRNIQMNVRVTQKLDFITGGLNVFGAVLFDNMLQNRYDKTRTYAYYEPIWTKGASGQDSMYYLQRSLDTDLTVVTGGDYENNRLIFQGGLDYGRRFGEHQLGGMLFFQQDKYTVLGNASPFAMQNLAGRLTYGYRDKYFAEGVFSYSGLENYAPGKRFGFFPALSAGWLLHKESFLQNASWINYLKLRASAGSVGNDKGSPRFNYNQYWGVASSQGYYFGTGQSWYNGLVQLAMANPDITWERSMIYNLGVDATLFNNRLSLTADVFKENRKDILVDLSATGSALAGYTSGRMANLGRVNNTGAEISATYREDAGTVNYYVGGQFSYAHNTIKESWETPKKEAYSYRQGHPVGQYFGLEAIGYFKDESDIASSPVQTFSIVAPGDLKYKDQNNDGLIDVNDQIAIGKRNYPEINYGFQAGVSYKGVSLDVFFQGVADKSVYLNGYLFQPFINNANILNWAADGHWTPQTQATATYPRLTTQANPNNYQASTFWVRNADFLRLRNVELGYQLPVSLVKKVGMQQAKIFVSGLNLVTWDNLAVDVDPEMLGQGYPVLKSWSAGIMVKF, from the coding sequence ATGAAAATGAAATCAGGAATAGATCAGACCGGAGGCATTGCGGTGCGCTGCCTCAGAACGGGATTGTTGTTGTGCTGCGGTTTTCTCTGGAATGCCGCACATGCACAATCGGTTCAGTATGATGTGAACCCGGATTCTTCGGTACGGGTGGCTTATGGCACGCTCTCCAAAGATCAAAGCAATGCTGCTGTTTCAAGCGTTACCGGGGCGGAGCTTAAGAAAACACAGACGGCCACATTAACCAATGCGCTGGCGGGAAAACTGCCGGGGGTGACCATTACCAATACCGGCGCGGCACCGGGCTTCGATGACCCCTCCATCCTGATCCGTGGCCAGCATACCAGTTTGAATAACGGCATCCTGCTGATTGTTGACGGGATACAGGTAAACAGCATCAGTTTTATATCTCCGGATGAAATCGAAAGCGTGTCGGTATTAAAAGACGCTGCTGCCGTGGCAATGTACGGTGCCCGGGGTGGTAACGGTGTGCTGCTGGTAACGACAAAAAGAGGGACCGTTTCTGAAAAGCCGCAGATCGCACTGAACCTGCGGTATGGCGTACAGTCCCCCACACAATTGCCCAAAATGGCATCATCCTATGATTTTGCCCGCCTCTACAATGAGGCGCTGCAAAATGATGGCTTGCCGGCGTTGTATACCGATGCACAACTGGAAGGCTACCGCCAGAAAACAGACCCCTACCTGTACCCGGATGTGAACTGGATGAATGAAATATTACGAAAACAGGCGCCCATACAGGATTACACGGTCAGCTTTAATGGCGGAAATCAGACGGCAAAATATTTTGTGATGCTTGGCTATCTGAACAACCAGGGATTGTATGCGCGCACAGACGGAGAGCACAATGCCAATATAGGATACAACCAGCTCAACCTGCGTGCCAACCTGGATGTAAACCTCACAAAAACACTTTCGGCACAGGTAGGGATCGGAGGAAATATACAGGACCGGAAGTTCCCTCCCGTAGCTACGGCTACCTTCTGGCAAAACATGCTTACTTATGCACCCAACCTGTACCCGGCGATGACACCGGACGGAAATATTACTGGAACAGCCGCCTTTCCTTCCAACCCCCTGGGCGACCTCTTGAAAAGAGGTTACCAGTCGCGGCACGACCGGAACATCCAGATGAATGTACGGGTTACACAAAAGCTCGATTTTATTACCGGCGGCCTTAATGTATTCGGCGCGGTATTATTTGATAATATGCTGCAGAACCGTTACGATAAGACCCGGACCTACGCTTATTATGAGCCGATATGGACAAAAGGTGCCAGCGGACAGGATTCTATGTATTACCTGCAACGCAGTCTGGATACGGATCTCACCGTAGTAACCGGCGGCGATTATGAGAATAACCGGCTGATCTTTCAGGGCGGACTGGACTATGGACGCCGGTTCGGGGAGCACCAGCTGGGAGGGATGCTGTTTTTTCAGCAGGATAAATATACCGTGCTGGGCAATGCTTCGCCCTTTGCCATGCAGAACCTGGCGGGGCGCCTGACCTATGGGTATAGGGATAAATATTTCGCCGAAGGGGTGTTCTCCTATAGTGGTCTCGAGAATTATGCGCCCGGCAAACGTTTTGGTTTTTTTCCTGCGTTGTCCGCCGGATGGTTGCTGCATAAAGAATCATTCCTGCAAAATGCCTCCTGGATCAATTACCTGAAATTACGCGCCTCCGCAGGAAGTGTGGGAAATGATAAAGGCTCCCCGCGGTTTAACTACAACCAGTACTGGGGCGTGGCCAGCAGTCAGGGTTATTATTTCGGAACCGGGCAAAGCTGGTACAACGGGCTGGTGCAGCTGGCGATGGCCAATCCGGATATCACCTGGGAGCGTTCGATGATCTATAACCTGGGTGTGGATGCCACTTTGTTCAACAACCGGCTAAGCCTTACAGCAGATGTGTTTAAAGAGAACCGGAAAGATATACTGGTTGACCTCTCTGCCACCGGCTCTGCACTGGCAGGTTATACTTCGGGCAGGATGGCTAACTTAGGTAGGGTGAACAATACAGGGGCCGAAATATCCGCTACTTACCGCGAGGATGCCGGTACGGTGAATTATTATGTTGGCGGGCAGTTCTCCTATGCACACAATACAATTAAGGAAAGCTGGGAGACGCCAAAGAAAGAAGCTTACAGTTACAGGCAGGGGCATCCGGTGGGGCAATACTTCGGACTGGAAGCCATCGGCTATTTTAAGGATGAAAGTGATATCGCATCCAGCCCGGTACAGACCTTTTCCATTGTTGCTCCCGGTGATCTGAAATACAAGGATCAGAATAACGACGGCCTTATTGATGTCAATGACCAGATCGCGATTGGAAAGCGGAACTATCCGGAGATCAACTATGGGTTTCAGGCAGGGGTGTCTTATAAAGGGGTTTCCCTGGATGTTTTTTTCCAGGGCGTGGCCGATAAAAGCGTATACCTGAACGGCTATTTATTCCAGCCATTCATCAATAATGCGAATATCCTTAACTGGGCTGCCGATGGACACTGGACGCCGCAAACACAGGCCACAGCTACTTATCCAAGGCTCACTACACAGGCCAATCCCAATAACTACCAGGCCTCCACCTTCTGGGTACGCAATGCCGATTTTCTCCGGCTGCGGAATGTAGAGCTGGGGTACCAGTTACCGGTAAGCCTGGTGAAAAAGGTGGGGATGCAGCAGGCGAAAATATTTGTAAGTGGTTTGAACCTGGTTACCTGGGATAACCTGGCGGTGGATGTGGACCCGGAGATGCTGGGGCAGGGCTATCCTGTATTGAAATCCTGGTCGGCAGGTATTATGGTCAAATTTTAA